TGAGGACATCCTGGAAGGCATGCACCTCGCGGGTCACCATGCCCATGATCTCGCGATTGGCATTCTCCGACTCGTAGACAAACAGCAGCTGGGCGAAATTCATGGGCATCAGGTACTGGGCCATGGCCAGGATGAAGAACTCCTTCCAGGACTCCTCCAGCAGAAGCAGCTGATCCGGCATGGGCAGCTCGGTGAAGGCCCTCACACTCTTGATCCAGTTGACGTTCTTGAAGAGATGCTCCGCCGCGGTCTCCTTGATATGTTCAGCAGCCATCAAAGGAGGAGTTGGAGGCAGGGCCCGAGTGGCCAGGGCATTCATGTAGGCGGCGGTGGGCGAGAAGAAGCCGTGGTGACCCTGATGCACTGGATGGTGGGGCACTCGTGGCACAGACAAATCCAAGACAGCCGCAGCCGATGGTGGAGGCTGGAAGCCGGCCATATGTCCCGGATGATGGGGTCTCTGGGGCAGACCAGGCATGGGCATAGGCACTCCCGGAAAACCGGACAAGGCAGCCGTGTTCATGAGGATTTCAGCGGGTATTTGGGGCATCTCGCCGGCACCCATCATGGCATCCTTGTACATGGCCATATGGCGACGCAAGGTGGAGTTCCTGGGTCCCCGTTCATGCTGCACGGCGTCCTTGTTCATGCCCACCTCGAAGCATTTCCTTAATCGGCAGGCACGGCATTGATTTCTGTGCGTCTTGTCCACCACGCAGAGTCCTTGCTTCTGGGACTTGCACACGTATTGGCGGGATCGGCGAATGCTCCTCTTGAAAAATCCAGCACAGCCATCGCAGGCATAGATGCCATAGTGTTTGCCGGAGCTGTGATCTCTGCAAACTTTGCAAGGCACATGGTATAGGATGCGACCTAGAAAATCAAAGAAAAGGGGGAAAATTGTATAAGTaagggtttatttttttaatgtactCATAAGGAGTATTCGTTCCttctttgatttgttttttatatattttttttttttgtagcaaTACTTACTTGATGCCGCTGGCGAAAGGCGCACGCTGTTGTATTTCTGATCCATCATATCTGGCGAACCCTCCGACGACTGCATACCGATGTGGGGCGTAattttggcgattttttaaaaactttgggGTGTTTGCACAATTTTCGGTTTTCACTTTGGACACTTGGCACTAAGCAcgaatgtttttgtttaaaaatgggTTTAATTAAGTGTTCGGTTTTTGGTATGTTTGATATATTCGATATATCCTTGGTTACTCCGATGTGGACTCGCTGAGATCACGATGGGTTGTGTTGTCTGCTGTGAGGACCGGCGGCGTTTTAATAGTCCTCGCCAGCAAAGTCCATTCATCGAGCAGTCGATCACCCTTAGGTAGCGAAACGCCACGTTCATTGGTCGAAATTCGGGTGAGGGTTGCTTCTAACGCTCTTCTTGCTCTCTCTCGCATCCTCTCTTTTACTCTGCCGTCCTGGAGAGTCCTTCGATCCTTCGGCAGGCTGCCATTGCGAAAATTCATTGAGCAACGAACGCAGCAGCCGTCGCTCATTCTCAACTCTTTGGGTTTTTATGGCCTTTTTCCGCAGGACTCGCTACCTGCCTGCTCTCTGTCTCTCTTCCAGAGTCCTTTTGCTACCCTCCTCCAGCAGGCGGAGAGAATCTCTGCGACAGTTGTTAATGAAGACAGCGACGGGGACATGGACATCCATCCAGCCATATTCTACCACATCCATGGCCGGTCTTTTATGGCGCTGCCATTATTGCCGCTTTGTGATTTGTGTGAAGTACCTGTGGGTTCGCCTCTAGTTTTCCTATGCGAGTCCTGTTCGAGTGGCGATTGCAGCAGGGGTTGTATGCGCACTATTGATTGTTTTCCATTCAGTAATTAGGTTTTTATGATGCAACCATATGAACGTTATAGGGGAACGtcgaattaaataaatttgatagatatcaaaattattgaaatgtcaaaataattgaaataactCGATTAGGAACTTCTGTACATGCTTTAAACAATGTTGtgtaaattgttatttataaaatatatctatatatcaTGTAgcttacaaattttgttacatatcactttttacaatttaccATATGAATATTCAATTAACCTTTTATGAATTGgataacaaattatatttttctttaaattttactcAACAGTTTGGTCTTTtcaaaagatatatatttacaaacagTGTTAATCGtatattctaaaaaaaaaacgtagccAATCCAAATATTTggtactttaatatttttcgctttgattttcttCCATTGCGGTTTTAAGTTAtttcaaatatgaaaatattacaattcctaaacaacatatttattttactatatTTCGAATTGATTATAATGTGTGAAATGTAGTTCAAATTCAAACCAatattaacttaacttaaacacttttaaattaaatataaacttttcaaaatcgtatatatttcactttattttaaatactgaaattttaaattaatatttaatttttttaataaataactatttacTATGCCATTTTTTGTTCAGTAGCGCTAATTTAACTTAAcgcaaacaataacaatattaaCCTAACAACGTATTAAGAACACAAGTCATTATTATcaaaatgatttatattttcgACATTAATACGAATCTCACAAGAAATAAAGTTGgctaaatataattaaaagtaaacttCTAGAGTCAAGGTATGGATTGTGCAAAATCTCTTACTAGCTTAAGTCAATGTTCCACATAAAATCATACGATTAGGATAATGGCTAAACTTAAATCTAACATAAAATGGGAGCAAGCCGGATAGAGACATTAGCCTCCCTCTGCAAAGCCAGATTAGATTAGGGGTTGCCTTCTGAGAGCCTTTAAGATTCAAGTGGCCAGTGCGTCTAATCTCTCGCAGTCCTGCCAAGTCCCGCCGAAGGACCCACCAATACCTTGTCTTAAGCTTGCCGCTTAAGCAGATTACGGATTTCAGCTCAGAGGAGGGCTGCCTGGAAAAGGCACGCTGATCGGGATGCTGCTAGATCAAGCTTTTCTCTCCAGGATCAGAGAATTCGAAAGAAAGATACTGTACGGAGCTCCTAGCATCAGCCGAGTACTTAATAATGTTAAGCAAGATCCTGTAAGTCTGGTGCGATTACGCACCAACGCCTAAGGCCATATGATCCTGATCCAGGACCTCGAACGTGGGAACAGTCCTCGTCCTCGTAGGACTCAAATGCAGAAGGGCGGAGATGCAAATGCAATTCATTTGATATATGATAGACACTTGAAAAGAGCAATTATATTTCGATTCGTATTACGGATGCGTAACTTGATCAATAAAATGCTTGACATGATATCAACAATCGCCGGGGGTTGCAATGCGTTCTAATTGGACTAGTCAACCCCTCTGGATGATGCTGTTTGTGTAGGGGGTGGTTAATTGGAACTCAGGTGTCCTGCATGGGAATTCGCTTGCGTGTGCAGCTATTCCAATCATTAGCCGGACTTTCAAAGGGGAGGATGCTCTACTAAACCAGATGACGATGACATATCAATTTTTGGACATTTGCTTGACCATTCATTGAGTGGGAATGGGGACTTAATTGTGGGAACTCATGAATATGCAGATGAGGAGGCTGCATCTGTCAGATCTTCCCacgttttattgaaaaatgttattatgtTCATGTTCGACCGTTCTTATTTTactctttaatttttaagcacACTTAACAacttatttcataatttttttcatatttcattGTTATCCGCAGAatttattccaaaaattatgtttattaaattttaattctgATTGTTAGGATTGTACTACTATGTATGTATAAgagattaacaattttcagcATAAATGTCATTTTTCGTACTTTACAGCCTTGAacatgtttttgttaaaaataatatcatcttattaaaatgtataaaaaactCATATATTCGCTTTCCATTCTTTTCAtgttaaatatcttaaaaaagaCTTATTTTGGTTGTAATAGGTCGGGTTTCGTAAGATGACGTTgaagcaataaaaaatgtgcCATTCATCTAGTTCGAGTTACGACTTTAGGAAGTTCGAGTGATGTAGTATTTCCCCTCTTCCTTTCATTGAGACCAAGTAGAGCTCCCTTGCTTAATGAGCTCGGGACGCCGGCGAGCCGCTAATCCGGCGGATTAGCGCTTAATCCACCACAAGAATTGAAACAGCAGTCAGCGGCAGGTCAGAATATTGCAGGCTATAGTTGATACCTACGGCAGGTAGCATCCCACCGCCAACCCACCGGTCATTCAAGGTCGTCattgaacaaaaaatgaattaaaaaattcccGGTAAATTTGCGACTTTTTAGCAAAGTTCTTTGAGGAGGAAAAGCGAAAGGGGTTTTAGGGTTTAAGGAATAGGTAGCGATTATTCTTCTTAATGACGAGTTAGCACCTTTTTGTGTTCGAAGAATGCAGGTAGCTACCGTTTATGTGGGCTTCGATTTTTATTCCACTTTCGCTGCGTTTTTATGAATTGCTTGGCGGCGAAAGAAAGGGTTAAGACGCCACACGGCTAATGACACATCGAAGTTCGAACGAAGGAGAGGGTTAAATAGTTGGGAAATTCACTTCATTTGCATGCTGGAGGTGGAAAAATCCCGCTGTTCGATTTTATGGCCCAAAAGTTGCCGCCGTCGCTACGCATTCATTGAGCAGAAAACTCCTTTAGGGATGACCGATGACCGACCCTATTTCTATGGTTATTTCCCCAGATACTCGTATGTTACCTCCGACCCTGCTCGATGGTCATTATGAATCGCTCCAGACCAGACTTTTGATGGGAAAGACCCGGAATGTCATTAGGTGAATGTTTTGTTCCAATTTTATGGCTTGTCGCTATCTGGTGCACCGAATACTCCTGGTTCGGTTGAGTTGTACACATGTCTGTAGAAATATGCTTGAGTGTGACtcaattgaataaaaatttttattcatattaTGTATGATCATTTGGCTAAAATACAAGGCTGTGCCTTGTATGATTCGCAAAATCTAAACTTTGTAATCTTATAATAAACCAAAAGGGCCCTTAGTTATAGAAAAATATCCCTTGGATTTGTAAATCCTGGGATCGGCCTTATTTTAAATCAGACCATCGTGGAAACTGAGACTCTACAGCTCATGAGCATTgcttgttatttaaatatataaatttaataagtaattaaaatcCTCGTCCACTAAatggtaaataataaaattaaattaaaagaaacaagTGAATATTATAAATGTTCTAAAAACATTTCAGTAGAACTTTTGGcgataaattaaaaaggttAAGGAGATTACTATAATCACCCACTTTTAGAACCCCAAAAAGCAATTCCAACCGAATTTTGGCGGGGCTCTTCTTTTTCCCAAACTGTAACCGAATCCATTTATGACAACCagcaattatttgttttggcgCCAAGAAGACAAACAATCGGAAGGTTTTTGGCGCTCATAATATGCAAATGCACCCAGAAAGTGCGGAAATGGAATCCTTTGACAAGAACAACTTCCGCCGGAGCGAGACGGCAAAGTtcataaaagcaaaaagcatGTCAAACCCAAACTGAAAAGTGCAAACCGACAGGGGAGAGAAGATAACTCTGAATATCCTTCCCCGGGAACGAGATCCACAGGAAGCGACTCGCAAATCACGTCAAACTGAAGTGCAAATGGAACCCCAAAAATCCCGAAAGCAGGAAGTGGACTATTAGACCCTAAAGAGGACAAACAGCTAGGAAAAGCGCAATAATTACACGGCAGACAAATTAAATCAGAGGCAGGGACACAGATAAGCAATCTGATCTCGAGAAATCATGCGAACAATCCCAAAACATGAAATTAAAGTACTCGGATGTCGCGGGGAAAAAATTGCGCAAGTCGGGAGGAGATGCAGGCAGAAAGTTGAGCAACTTTTGTCAAATTCTCGTTCTCGTTCTTTGACAACCAAGACAGTCTTTGGGGTTCCGAGGTTCCCAG
This genomic window from Drosophila gunungcola strain Sukarami chromosome 3R, Dgunungcola_SK_2, whole genome shotgun sequence contains:
- the LOC128266312 gene encoding protein tailless → MQSSEGSPDMMDQKYNSVRLSPAASSRILYHVPCKVCRDHSSGKHYGIYACDGCAGFFKRSIRRSRQYVCKSQKQGLCVVDKTHRNQCRACRLRKCFEVGMNKDAVQHERGPRNSTLRRHMAMYKDAMMGAGEMPQIPAEILMNTAALSGFPGVPMPMPGLPQRPHHPGHMAGFQPPPSAAAVLDLSVPRVPHHPVHQGHHGFFSPTAAYMNALATRALPPTPPLMAAEHIKETAAEHLFKNVNWIKSVRAFTELPMPDQLLLLEESWKEFFILAMAQYLMPMNFAQLLFVYESENANREIMGMVTREVHAFQDVLNQLCHLNIDSTEYECLRAISLFRKSPPAASSTEDLANSSILTGSGSPNSSASAESKGLLESGKVAAMHNEARSALHNYIQRTHPAQPLRFQTLLGVVQLMHKVSSFTIEELFFRKTIGDITIVRLISDMYSQRKI